The following are encoded in a window of Castanea sativa cultivar Marrone di Chiusa Pesio chromosome 9, ASM4071231v1 genomic DNA:
- the LOC142610629 gene encoding F-box protein At3g07870-like, whose amino-acid sequence MSDNITTNLIVPWGSLPDEIVTNILVFLPIKSIIRFTSVSKAWKSLIKNPTFISTHLHHSLNKNQNLLFFSLLSENRKQFYALYNEDDADFTQHARFDYPFHAPDHLDPHNGKYSVVGTCNGLLFLSNVFRGHYSFCLWNPCAGKLLKLPSPNITYATHGPFDATIGFGFDPKTKEYKVVRVVTLLESIDLEKSRPQVEVYTLSTGQWRILRTGLAPIAFFRRDPQTFINGALHWVASRFSDNKFHNFVLVFDLGDEVFHEILLPEFPGHTGLMFGSISVYRNSIALFQKDNGFLHIWAMKEYGVLSSWTKVLSLPLFYLDFFGASDSIQKALGFLRSGEVILKLDRGRLISLDLKTQETKDLRIIGYKKTIVDYYVESLVLLDKAANSADTY is encoded by the coding sequence ATAACCACCAACTTAATAGTTCCATGGGGATCCTTACCCGATGAGATTGTTACCAATATTTTGGTTTTCCTACCCATCAAATCCATAATCAGATTTACCTCAGTTTCAAAAGCATGGAAATCACTAATCAAAAACCCAACTTTCATTTCCACCCATCTCCACCACTCCctcaacaaaaaccaaaacctcCTCTTCTTCAGCCTCCTCTCAGAGAATCGGAAACAGTTTTACGCATTGTATAACGAAGATGATGCTGATTTCACCCAGCACGCCAGGTTTGATTACCCTTTCCATGCTCCTGACCACCTTGATCCCCATAACGGAAAATACAGTGTGGTGGGTACTTGTAACGGCCTTCTCTTCCTTTCCAACGTTTTCCGCGGTCATTATAGCTTCTGTCTTTGGAACCCGTGTGCTGGAAAGTTACTGAAACTTCCTTCACCCAATATCACCTACGCTACGCATGGTCCGTTCGACGCCACTATTGGGTTTGGATTTGATCCCAAAACTAAAGAATATAAAGTGGTCAGGGTTGTGACTTTGCTGGAAAGTATTGACCTTGAAAAGTCTCGACCCCAGGTTGAGGTTTACACACTCTCCACTGGTCAATGGAGAATCCTTAGGACTGGTTTGGCTCCCATAGCCTTCTTTCGGCGCGACCCACAGACATTTATCAACGGGGCTCTGCATTGGGTTGCATCTAGATTTAGTGATAATAAGTTTCATAATTTTGTTCTGGTTTTCGATTTGGGTGACGAGGTTTTCCATGAGATACTCCTGCCAGAATTTCCAGGTCATACGGGTCTGATGTTCGGTTCTATTTCTGTATATAGGAATTCCATTGCCTTGTTTCAAAAGGATAATGGCTTTCTCCATATCTGGGCGATGAAAGAGTATGGTGTTCTGTCCTCGTGGACTAAAGTTTTAAGTTTACCTCTATTTTATCTAGATTTCTTTGGTGCAAGTGATAGCATACAGAAGGCACTAGGTTTTCTAAGGAGTGGTGAGGTTATATTAAAATTGGATAGAGGACGCCTCATTTCGCTTGATCTTAAGACTCAAGAGACTAAGGATC